One stretch of Daphnia pulicaria isolate SC F1-1A chromosome 6, SC_F0-13Bv2, whole genome shotgun sequence DNA includes these proteins:
- the LOC124342097 gene encoding uncharacterized protein LOC124342097, whose product MSSTKSEAVELSVDHLRHTTDLQISPNGKVVSSNIYSRRLVSSILSESKHYVSIRCNNESHPLYGTFMSEILGAIFEWDAFVVNLLRDAKRAELKLAGKPNPSTETVEKAVTKTELARHCRRKTRGTEVTIRLLDQLRSSFTGITDSIGVPLLKEDAIDIFETEKRHVNCIQDPDEVQLYTKTGELVKGGITLQVYRCSRGTTSLESFHSHIKNFIPGNAANDFHFQAFLLDGIARWDLARSSSSIEPTSRLRFFYRKLQEKINRLSTGVLGIAADPLFTPLSVYTGELFGVEY is encoded by the exons ATGTCATCAACAAAGTCTGAAGCGGTTGAACTGTCAGTCGATCACCTACGTCACACCACCGATTTACAAATCTCCCCCAATGGCAAAGTGGTTTCTAGCAACATATATTCGAGACGTTTGGTCTCGTCTATCCTATCTGAAAGCAAGCATTACGTCAGTATACGGTGCAATAATGAATCACACCCATTGTATGGAACCTTTATGTCTGAAATTTTGGGCGCCATATTTGAATGGGACGCATTCGTCGTCAATCTTTTACGAGATGCAAAGCGTGCtgaattgaaattggctggAAAACCAAACCCATCTACGGAAACTGTTGAAAAGGCCGTCACCAAAACAGAACTAGCCCGCCACTGCCGTAGAAAGACGAGAGGAACGGAGGTTACAATTCGTTTGCTGGACCAACTTCGCTCATCCTTCACTGGAATAACAGATAGTATTGGAGTGCCGCTTTTAAAAGAAGACgctattgatatttttgaaactgaaaaacGGCACGTGAATTGCATTCAAGATCCCGATGAAGTCCAGTTATACACAAAAACTGGCGAACTTGTCAAAGGTGGAATAACCCTTCAGGTCTACAGATGCTCTAGAGGGACGACATCACTCGAGAGTTTCCATAGCCATATCAAAAACTTTATTCCAG gAAACGCTGCTaatgatttccattttcaagctTTTCTTTTGGATGGCATTGCCAGATGGGACTTAGCGAGATCTTCATCATCCATCGAGCCCACTTCCAGGCTCCGATTTTTTTACCGGAAATTGCAAGAAAAGATCAATCGCTTATCCACTGGCGTTTTGGGAATAGCTGCTGATCCGCTGTTCACTCCACTGTCGGTATATACCGGAGAACTTTTCGGGGTAGAGTATTAG